The Candidatus Syntrophosphaera sp. genome includes a window with the following:
- a CDS encoding response regulator encodes MPAKVLIVDGDELTRETVGDWLEEKGYEAEYVADLPGAEAAAGACSYDVVIADIQWPGQQGVERIEGLKRLFPKAPVIAISTFADFELEQEARQHGAYTCISKPIQVENLLQVLSAALNTGPSRENTEFLPGKLIEQILLRGFTQDQQWEFRQTGILRSYERGDLIQFTDEQTSMIWVEVGRLDAMYDQALVDTLGEGDFWGEETFVYPNAVFTHLVALEETQLRHFSRKRIWEFFAYQDETLTKRFMINLIHCLHIKWKRTAMRLFLSGGAGSTQEEQEL; translated from the coding sequence ATGCCCGCAAAAGTACTGATCGTGGACGGTGACGAGCTCACCCGGGAAACGGTCGGAGACTGGCTGGAAGAAAAGGGTTATGAGGCGGAATACGTGGCCGACCTGCCCGGGGCGGAAGCCGCGGCGGGAGCCTGCAGTTACGACGTCGTCATTGCCGACATCCAGTGGCCCGGGCAGCAGGGCGTTGAGCGGATCGAGGGCCTGAAGCGGCTGTTTCCCAAAGCGCCGGTCATCGCCATCAGCACCTTTGCCGATTTTGAGCTGGAGCAGGAGGCCCGCCAGCACGGGGCTTATACCTGCATTTCCAAACCCATCCAGGTCGAGAACCTCCTGCAGGTGCTCAGCGCCGCCCTGAACACCGGCCCCAGCCGCGAGAACACGGAATTTTTGCCCGGCAAGCTGATCGAGCAGATCCTGTTGCGGGGCTTCACGCAGGACCAGCAATGGGAATTCCGCCAGACCGGCATCCTCCGGTCCTACGAGCGGGGGGACCTGATCCAGTTCACGGACGAACAAACCTCCATGATCTGGGTGGAGGTGGGCAGGCTGGACGCCATGTATGACCAGGCCCTGGTGGACACTTTGGGGGAAGGCGATTTCTGGGGCGAGGAGACCTTCGTCTATCCCAACGCCGTCTTCACCCATCTGGTGGCGCTGGAAGAAACGCAGCTCCGCCATTTCAGCCGCAAGCGGATCTGGGAGTTCTTTGCCTATCAGGACGAAACTCTCACCAAACGCTTTATGATCAATCTTATCCATTGCCTGCACATCAAATGGAAGCGGACAGCGATGAGGCTGTTCCTGTCCGGAGGCGCGGGCAGCACCCAGGAAGAACAGGAATTGTAA